The DNA window TGCCTTCGAAGATGGTAAGGCGAGCGGGCGCTTCCCGGGGCGTGCGCTGCGGCGGGAGCCCAAATCTTCAGCGGTCGATGATTTCGTCGAAGCCGAGATGAAGCGGCAAGGCATTCCGGGGGTCGCCGTCGGCGTCGTGAACAAAGGGAAGGTGATGACGCGAGGCTATGGCTTTGCGAACGTCGAGCTCAGCGCGCCGGTCACCGACGAGACGATCTTCGAGAGTGGATCGTTAGGCAAGATGTTCACCGCCACGGCAGTGATGCTCCAGGTCGAGGATGGCAAGGTCTCCCTCGACGATCCGCTGACGAAATTCTTCCCCGACGCACCGGCAGCCTGGCAAGCGATCAAGGTTCGGAATCTCCTCAATCACACGTCCGGCATTCCCGACTACACCACGTCGACCTTCGACTATCGAAAGGACTATACCGAGGACGAACTGGCGCGGATTGCGTTCGCGCAGAAGCTCGAGTTTCCGGCGGGATCCCGTTGGAACTACAGCAACACCGGCTACGTGCTGCTCGGCATCATCGTTCACAAAGTCTCGGGGAAGTTCTACGGTGACGTGCTCGCCGAGCGCGTCTTCAAGCCGTTAGGCATGAGAACGGCGCGCATCATCGACGAGGCCGACATCATTCCGAACCGCGCGGGCGGCTACCGCCACGAGAACGGTGAGCTCAAGAACCAGGAGTGGGTCGCGCCGAAGCTGAATACCACCGCGGACGGCTCACTCTATTGGTCGGTTCGCGACCTCGTCGCCTGGGATACCGCGGTCAAGCGCCGCGCCATTCTCAAGCCCGAGAGCTGGGCCCAGATCCTGACGCCGGTTCACCTAACGAGCGGCAAGACATACCCGTACGGAATGGGATGGTCGCTCGAGGAGCGCGGAGGGAAGCCGCTCCAGGAGCATGGTGGCTCGTGGCAGGGCTTCCGAACGCAGCTCTCACGCTTCGTCGGCGACAGCCTCGACATCATCGTACTTGCGAATTCGGCCGAGGCCGACCCGGGTCGCATCGCCGACGGAATCGCGGCGCTGCTTCACTCCGATCTCGCGATCCCGAAGCCGTCGCCCATCACGGACGCGGAGCCACAGGTCACCGCGCGAGTCGGCCGACTGCTGGATACGATCCGCAGCGGGGCGCTCACACCTAACGAATTCGCGTACGTGCGTGCCGGCTTCTTCCCGGACGCGGCGGACTACTACAAGCACCAGTTGCAGACGCTCGGCGAGCAGCAGCGCCTCGTGCTGCTCGACCGCCGCGAGCTCGGCGACGATCGGGTGTACACGTATGAGGTAGTCTTCCCGTCGGGGTCGCGGTACGTGCGAGTCGCCCTGGCGCCCGACGACAAGGTGTCGTCGTTCTCGCTCCGGCCGCGACTGTGAAGCGACGCAAGCATTGCCGCTTGCGTCGCTTTGGCCACCGCTAGATCGAGCTGGGGCGCGGCACCGCGCTCGCCGCCATCGCGGGTGTGGGCGCGGCGATCGACATCACGACCGGGAGCGCCAGTGCCGCCGCGCCGGCGAGCGAGAGGCGGCGCACCACGGCGCGACGCGTGAGCTGCTGCGCGGTATCGCCCGATGTCTCGAGCAGATTCGCTCGCGAGAGCTCGTCGAGGGCGTACTCGACGAGCGAATCGTTAGGCTCCATCCCGAGCTCGTCGCCGAGAATCGCCGCAAGCTCCGGCACCGATCGCTGGCCGTCGCAGCCACGCCAGACGATGCTCGCCGAACGATTCAACGAGTGCATTTCCTGCCGCGCGCCATCGTACACGACAACCTCGCCGGCAACCTGCTCGCTCAGCAGGCCATTCTGCCGTGCCTTCGGATAAAGAGGGGCGTCCGTCATAGTCCGCTCACTGTTGGTTTTGGCCCTGGTCGTTGTTGTTCTGGCCCTGACCGTTCTGGTTGCTGCTCGCGGCCATCGCTTCCGTCGGCGCGACCATCGAAAGCACGACCGGTAGCGCGAGCATCGCGGCGCCAGCGAAGGTCATCCGTCGGACCACATCGCGACGACTGATGGTGTTGTCCTCCATCAGGTGAGCGTCGGCAAGTTTGTCGATCGCGTACTCGACGAGCGAATCGTTCGCATCGATCCCGAGCGCGTTGCCGAGTAGGTCGGCAAGCTGCGGAACCGAGTGCTCGCCGTCGCTGTTGCGCCAGACGATACTCGCCGAGCGATTGAGCGAGTGCGCCTGTTGTCGCTCGCCGTCGTAGACGATGGTCTCGTCGCCAACCTGTTCGACCATGAGGTCGTCTTGTCTTGCCCTCGGGAAACCGGAATCGGACTGTCCCATCGTACCCTCCTCAGGTGGTGCAGCAGGTCGAACAACGGTCGAGAATCAGGTCAGCGAGGCATGCCGCGTCGCCGCGGTCACCAGAAAGCGCATCCGCGTCGTTGACGGAG is part of the Gemmatimonadaceae bacterium genome and encodes:
- a CDS encoding PqqD family protein, which gives rise to MTDAPLYPKARQNGLLSEQVAGEVVVYDGARQEMHSLNRSASIVWRGCDGQRSVPELAAILGDELGMEPNDSLVEYALDELSRANLLETSGDTAQQLTRRAVVRRLSLAGAAALALPVVMSIAAPTPAMAASAVPRPSSI
- a CDS encoding PqqD family peptide modification chaperone, with translation MGQSDSGFPRARQDDLMVEQVGDETIVYDGERQQAHSLNRSASIVWRNSDGEHSVPQLADLLGNALGIDANDSLVEYAIDKLADAHLMEDNTISRRDVVRRMTFAGAAMLALPVVLSMVAPTEAMAASSNQNGQGQNNNDQGQNQQ